One part of the Nostoc sp. PCC 7120 = FACHB-418 genome encodes these proteins:
- a CDS encoding CsbD family protein has translation MSLEDRAKATGKNIEGKAQEALGNVTGDPEDKAEGKAKQAESEVRHGVEDVKDNVKKKID, from the coding sequence ATGAGCTTAGAAGATAGAGCAAAAGCCACTGGTAAAAATATTGAAGGCAAAGCTCAAGAAGCTTTAGGTAATGTAACTGGTGACCCTGAAGATAAAGCTGAAGGTAAAGCTAAACAAGCCGAAAGTGAAGTCCGTCATGGCGTTGAAGATGTTAAGGACAACGTCAAGAAAAAAATCGACTAA